A portion of the Magnolia sinica isolate HGM2019 chromosome 17, MsV1, whole genome shotgun sequence genome contains these proteins:
- the LOC131231819 gene encoding uncharacterized protein LOC131231819, whose translation MDNALVDALVEQVNLSRKSDVSFKPEAYKATIAEISVRCGVHLENKHISNRLRTFKKFYWAVKDMLNTSGFGWNPVVKMVIATDDVWEAYIASHPYAERVQGKHINRYNDLSFMFGSDCAQGFYANTAYSSSISGRRRPRDEVDSSDEFGEDGNDTVRLSSDDDDENGSGSVRCPNEESHKQTKRVHTGPMETSFGSRNNQSTGTGMTRQQRVKLSDQIRDKMGEAAENVRSLTITMATGKTMTLQKILSILEDVNSLS comes from the exons ATGGACAACGCATTGGTCGATGCTCTAGTTGAGCAGGTAAATTTGAGTCGTAAGAGTGACGTCAGCTTCAAGCCGGAAGCGTACAAAGCAACTATAGCTGAAATCAGTGTCAGATGTGGAGTCCATCTAGAGAATAAACATATATCCAACCGCCTGCGCACTTTTAAAAAATTCTACTGGGCTGTGAAGGATATGTTAAACACGAGTGGTTTTGGTTGGAATCCCGTTGTTAAAATGGTCATTGCTACTGATGATGTCTGGGAGGCCTATATTGCG TCCCACCCATATGCGGAAAGGGTACAAGGAAAACATATAAATAGGTACAATGATCTGAGTTTTATGTTCGGTAGTGACTGTGCACAAGGATTTTATGCCAATACAGCATACTCATCTTCCATTTCTGGACGCCGCCGCCCAAGAGATGAGGTTGACTCTTCTGATGAGTTTGGAGAGGATGGCAATGATACAGTACGCCTTTCTTCAGACGATGATGATGAAAACGGTAGTGGTTCGGTACGATGTCCCAATGAAGAGTCACATAAGCAGACAAAGAGGGTTCATACAGGCCCTATGGAGACTTCATTTGGGTCTAGGAACAATCAGAGCACTGGTACTGGCATGACCCGTCAACAAAGGGTTAAACTAAGTGACCAAATAAGAGATAAGATGGGTGAAGCGGCCGAGAATGTCAGGTCCCTAACAATTACTATGGCAACGGGAAAAACTATGACCCTCCAAAAAATACTGAGCATTTTAGAGGATGTCAATAGTCTCAGCTAG